A genomic window from Cloacibacillus evryensis DSM 19522 includes:
- a CDS encoding glycine/sarcosine/betaine reductase component B subunit has translation MRLEIGKFKVKDIVFGDKTAYCGGVLTVNKEEALKVVCEDKYITEADLKVVHPGDMVRLCPVKDSVEFRCKVNGGEGAYPGVTSPLGQAGMGRTHVLDGVTLLSVGKHWGGFQDGLIDMGGPYQHYTIWGDMPNLVLVADTSELDEQREQQKKNHAIRWAGLRLAEHIAECVRDMEPEEIDVYDLPALNERDEKTAALPGVVYVLQPQTQMEALGYNTLVYGWDGNRMLPTFMHPNEFLDGCLVSGSFMPSSSKISTYEFSTNPMIKRLYAQHGKTINFLGVILSTLNPKMEEKARCVQIAGQIAAAVGAKGAVVAEEGYGNPDVDYTAMLVELERLGIKTIGLSDEATGRDGASQPLVSMNPATDALVTTGNVSQFYEMPAMEVIGELEALARDGNSGGWEGCINPDGSCVMENNGMFCANHISGYSRRSCADF, from the coding sequence ATGAGACTGGAAATTGGCAAGTTCAAAGTCAAAGACATCGTCTTTGGCGATAAGACGGCCTATTGCGGCGGCGTCCTCACAGTTAATAAGGAAGAGGCGCTCAAGGTCGTGTGCGAAGACAAATATATCACCGAGGCCGACCTTAAGGTCGTACATCCCGGCGATATGGTGAGACTTTGCCCGGTGAAAGACTCGGTGGAATTCAGATGCAAGGTCAACGGCGGCGAGGGCGCATATCCCGGCGTGACGAGCCCGCTGGGTCAGGCCGGCATGGGGAGGACCCACGTCCTTGACGGAGTGACGCTCCTTTCCGTAGGAAAGCATTGGGGCGGTTTTCAGGACGGACTGATCGACATGGGCGGCCCTTATCAGCACTACACGATATGGGGAGATATGCCGAACCTCGTTCTCGTCGCCGACACCAGCGAACTTGACGAGCAGAGGGAACAGCAGAAGAAGAACCACGCGATCCGCTGGGCCGGCCTGCGCCTCGCTGAACATATCGCCGAATGCGTCCGCGATATGGAGCCCGAGGAGATCGACGTCTATGACCTGCCGGCTCTCAACGAACGCGACGAAAAGACGGCGGCCCTTCCCGGCGTAGTCTATGTCCTTCAGCCGCAGACGCAGATGGAGGCTCTTGGCTACAACACCCTCGTCTACGGATGGGACGGCAACAGGATGCTGCCGACCTTCATGCATCCCAACGAGTTCCTTGACGGATGCCTCGTCTCCGGCAGCTTCATGCCCAGCTCCTCAAAAATATCCACCTATGAATTTTCGACCAACCCGATGATAAAGCGCCTCTATGCCCAGCATGGAAAGACGATCAACTTCCTGGGCGTGATCCTTTCGACCCTCAACCCGAAGATGGAAGAGAAGGCGCGCTGCGTACAGATCGCGGGCCAGATCGCGGCGGCGGTCGGCGCGAAGGGCGCCGTCGTCGCCGAAGAGGGGTACGGCAACCCCGACGTCGACTACACGGCGATGCTCGTCGAGCTTGAGAGGCTTGGCATCAAGACGATAGGGCTGTCGGACGAGGCGACCGGGAGAGACGGCGCTTCTCAGCCGCTCGTTTCGATGAACCCCGCCACCGACGCTTTGGTGACCACCGGCAACGTGTCGCAGTTCTACGAAATGCCGGCGATGGAGGTCATCGGCGAACTTGAAGCTCTTGCCCGCGACGGCAATTCCGGCGGCTGGGAAGGATGCATCAATCCAGACGGCAGCTGTGTAATGGAAAACAACGGCATGTTCTGCGCAAACCACATCAGCGGCTATTCGCGCAGAAGCTGCGCCGATTTCTAA
- the pgm gene encoding phosphoglucomutase (alpha-D-glucose-1,6-bisphosphate-dependent): MAERPEINIPRLMAAYYTEHPDMADKGQRVSFGTSGHRGSSLKDSFNDDHIAAVAQAICEYRQARRITGPLFMGMDTHALSEAALRTAAEVFAANGVELRLQENFTYTPTPVVSHAILGWNRRPGAPTADGVVITPSHNPPQDGGFKYNPPSGGPAGTDITKLIETRANELIEEKLAGVKRVGFKEAVSRANVRFIDYVAQYTAELGEIIDMEAIAASGLKIGADPLGGSGVFFWEPIAERYGLDIEVVNKSVDPTFSFMPLDHDGKVRMDCSSPWAMAKLVALKDKYDIAFGNDPDYDRHGIVTKDGLMQPNAYLAVAIDYLFTHRPMWREESMAGKTLVSSSMIDRVAAGVGRKVYEVPVGFKWFVDGLLSGALAFGGEESAGASFLRKDGSAWSTDKDGFIMSLLAAEITAVTGRSPSEHYAGMTERFGTPYYSRKDAPASREEKEKLKKLSPADVAAETLAGEKITAKLTAAPGNGAPIDGLKVATENGWFAARPSGTEDIYKIYAESFKSEEHLKKINEEARAIVAKAIG, encoded by the coding sequence ATGGCGGAACGTCCCGAAATAAATATCCCAAGGCTGATGGCTGCCTATTATACTGAACATCCCGACATGGCGGACAAAGGACAGAGAGTCTCCTTCGGCACCTCCGGGCACCGCGGCTCGTCGCTTAAGGACAGCTTCAACGACGACCACATCGCAGCTGTCGCGCAGGCGATCTGCGAATACCGGCAAGCGCGGCGGATAACGGGGCCGCTCTTCATGGGAATGGACACCCACGCGCTCTCGGAGGCGGCGCTGCGCACGGCGGCGGAGGTCTTCGCGGCAAACGGCGTCGAACTGCGCCTGCAGGAAAACTTTACCTACACGCCGACACCCGTCGTCTCTCACGCGATACTCGGCTGGAACAGGAGGCCGGGAGCGCCGACGGCGGACGGCGTCGTCATAACGCCGTCCCACAATCCGCCGCAGGACGGCGGTTTCAAATACAACCCGCCCAGCGGCGGCCCCGCCGGGACCGATATCACGAAGCTGATCGAGACGCGCGCCAACGAATTGATCGAAGAAAAGCTTGCGGGCGTCAAGCGCGTCGGTTTCAAAGAGGCCGTCTCGCGCGCCAATGTGCGCTTCATCGACTACGTGGCGCAATATACGGCGGAATTGGGAGAGATCATCGACATGGAGGCGATCGCAGCCTCCGGCCTCAAAATCGGCGCGGACCCTCTCGGCGGTTCCGGCGTCTTTTTCTGGGAGCCGATCGCGGAGCGGTACGGCCTTGACATCGAAGTCGTCAACAAAAGCGTCGACCCGACCTTCTCATTCATGCCGCTAGACCATGACGGCAAGGTCCGCATGGACTGCTCCTCTCCGTGGGCGATGGCGAAGCTCGTCGCGCTCAAGGACAAATATGACATCGCCTTCGGCAACGACCCGGACTACGACCGCCACGGCATCGTAACTAAGGACGGACTGATGCAGCCCAACGCCTATCTGGCCGTCGCCATCGACTACCTGTTTACTCACCGTCCCATGTGGCGCGAAGAGTCGATGGCCGGGAAGACCCTCGTCTCAAGCTCGATGATCGACAGAGTCGCGGCGGGCGTCGGACGCAAGGTCTACGAAGTCCCCGTCGGCTTCAAATGGTTCGTCGACGGACTGCTCTCCGGCGCGCTCGCCTTCGGCGGCGAGGAAAGCGCGGGAGCCTCATTCCTGCGCAAAGACGGTTCCGCCTGGAGCACCGACAAGGACGGCTTCATCATGAGCCTGCTCGCGGCGGAGATCACGGCGGTCACCGGCAGGTCACCCAGCGAGCATTACGCTGGAATGACGGAGCGCTTCGGCACGCCCTATTATTCGCGTAAAGACGCCCCCGCCTCGCGCGAAGAGAAGGAGAAGCTCAAAAAGCTCTCCCCCGCCGACGTCGCGGCCGAGACATTGGCGGGAGAAAAAATCACGGCAAAGCTCACCGCCGCCCCTGGCAACGGCGCGCCGATCGACGGCCTCAAGGTAGCAACGGAAAACGGCTGGTTCGCCGCCCGCCCCTCCGGCACGGAAGATATCTACAAAATATACGCCGAGAGCTTCAAGAGTGAGGAGCACCTGAAAAAAATCAACGAAGAAGCCAGGGCGATCGTAGCCAAAGCCATCGGATAA
- a CDS encoding GrpB family protein, whose translation MNPTNAGHIEVTVVEHDPGWTEAFEKEAAMVRGILGDDLINLFHIGSTSVAGLAAKPVIDILAVVADISRLDGREKVFAGAGYEAMGEFGLPGRRYFRKGGARRTHQIHAYQYDSVHEITRHLAFRDYLRENAGVCAAYEELKLALAKKFPHDIGAYCDGKDDFIKRAEAEALRWYWRRYA comes from the coding sequence ATGAATCCGACAAATGCCGGCCATATCGAAGTGACGGTCGTTGAACATGACCCGGGGTGGACTGAGGCTTTTGAAAAAGAGGCGGCGATGGTGCGCGGGATACTCGGAGACGATCTGATAAATCTCTTCCACATTGGAAGCACCTCGGTCGCCGGCCTTGCGGCGAAGCCTGTCATCGACATTCTGGCCGTCGTCGCCGATATATCCCGGCTTGATGGACGTGAGAAGGTCTTCGCCGGGGCCGGCTACGAGGCGATGGGAGAATTCGGGCTGCCCGGGCGGAGGTACTTTCGCAAGGGAGGCGCACGCCGCACACATCAGATACACGCCTACCAGTACGACAGCGTCCACGAAATAACGCGCCATCTCGCCTTTCGCGATTATCTGCGGGAAAATGCCGGTGTGTGCGCCGCCTACGAAGAGCTGAAACTGGCGCTGGCGAAGAAGTTTCCGCACGATATCGGCGCTTACTGCGACGGCAAGGATGATTTTATCAAACGTGCGGAAGCCGAGGCGCTGAGATGGTACTGGCGGAGGTATGCCTGA